The following are from one region of the Gemmatimonadales bacterium genome:
- a CDS encoding ABC transporter permease: protein MTASLIVAFGTASVRVTTPLLLAAIGEGIAERSGVINLGIEGGMLAGAFAAAVVATHDGTTAGVAAGAFAGILVAFAFGAIAIWGRTDQIISGMAVTLAATGLTGLLARRVWGVAGAGLSIPTMHLAAIPGLASIPILGPVFFDQPAITYVAYLMIPIAAWLLFRTRFGLEIRASGEGPTAAAACGVAVTRVRISAVVLGGLCSGVAGASLVLAQVGAFSEQMTAGRGFIAIAIVALGRWNPWGIAASALVFGAATESQFLFQAAGTTIPYQLFLVLPYLLALAVMALATRRHRGPAGLAQTF, encoded by the coding sequence ATGACGGCGTCGCTGATCGTCGCTTTCGGGACAGCGTCGGTCCGGGTCACTACACCGCTGCTCCTCGCTGCGATCGGTGAGGGGATCGCCGAGCGGAGCGGGGTGATCAATCTTGGCATCGAGGGGGGCATGCTGGCCGGCGCGTTCGCTGCCGCGGTGGTCGCCACGCACGACGGCACCACCGCCGGTGTCGCGGCGGGGGCGTTCGCCGGGATCCTGGTCGCCTTTGCGTTCGGTGCGATCGCGATCTGGGGACGAACCGACCAGATCATCAGCGGGATGGCGGTCACGCTCGCGGCGACCGGACTGACTGGACTGCTCGCGCGACGCGTATGGGGGGTGGCCGGTGCCGGGTTGTCGATTCCGACGATGCATCTGGCGGCGATTCCCGGGCTCGCGTCGATTCCGATCCTCGGACCAGTGTTCTTCGACCAGCCGGCAATCACCTATGTGGCGTATCTGATGATTCCGATCGCGGCGTGGCTCCTCTTCCGGACCCGGTTCGGTCTCGAGATCAGGGCGAGCGGCGAGGGTCCCACGGCAGCGGCCGCGTGCGGAGTGGCGGTAACACGGGTGCGGATCAGTGCCGTGGTACTGGGCGGACTCTGCTCCGGCGTGGCCGGTGCATCGCTGGTGCTCGCGCAAGTCGGGGCGTTCAGTGAGCAGATGACCGCCGGGCGCGGCTTCATCGCCATCGCGATCGTGGCGCTGGGGCGCTGGAATCCCTGGGGCATTGCCGCGTCGGCGCTGGTCTTTGGCGCGGCGACAGAGAGCCAATTCCTCTTCCAGGCCGCGGGGACGACGATCCCATACCAGCTCTTCCTCGTCCTCCCGTATCTTCTGGCACTTGCTGTGATGGCGCTGGCGACCAGACGACACCGGGGACCCGCAGGACTTGCCCAGACCTTCTGA
- a CDS encoding BMP family protein — protein MAVAAVAACARHDASSHALRVALITPGSIADAAWNAGAYQGLLQIRDSLGAAISNIEATTPSQQEEALRSYAAQGYTIVFGHGYEFQAPAERVAHDYPNTIFVITSGERVSGRVVPLIFRIHEATYLAGMVAGAMTKTGRIGFIGGMELPPIKLGYDGWLQGARAVRPDVESRITYLNTFDDAGAGKEAALAMIHLGVDQIHHNADAAALGVFAAAKDSPGVFVYGANGDQTSLAPERVIASAVVDLPRALMLVGREVRSGHFTPHAESFGLKSGVIRLAVNPALAGSWPAGLKDRVAAASDSIMAGTLHVAGQTVP, from the coding sequence ATGGCAGTTGCTGCCGTTGCCGCGTGCGCCAGGCACGACGCATCATCGCACGCGCTCCGCGTGGCGCTCATCACCCCCGGCTCAATCGCGGATGCCGCGTGGAATGCCGGCGCATATCAGGGGCTCCTGCAGATACGCGACTCCCTCGGCGCGGCGATTTCGAATATTGAAGCGACCACACCGTCCCAGCAGGAGGAAGCGCTGCGCAGTTACGCGGCGCAGGGCTACACCATCGTCTTCGGACACGGATACGAGTTCCAGGCGCCGGCGGAGCGCGTCGCGCACGATTATCCCAATACGATCTTCGTGATCACCAGCGGCGAACGCGTCAGCGGTCGCGTCGTGCCGCTGATCTTCCGCATCCACGAGGCGACGTATCTCGCCGGGATGGTGGCCGGTGCGATGACAAAGACGGGAAGGATCGGCTTCATCGGTGGGATGGAGCTTCCGCCGATCAAGCTCGGCTACGACGGATGGCTACAGGGCGCGCGCGCCGTGAGGCCGGACGTCGAATCGCGGATCACCTATCTCAACACCTTCGACGATGCGGGCGCCGGCAAGGAAGCGGCGTTGGCGATGATCCATCTTGGCGTCGATCAGATCCATCACAACGCCGACGCCGCCGCACTCGGAGTATTCGCCGCGGCGAAGGATTCACCCGGCGTATTTGTGTATGGTGCGAACGGCGATCAGACGTCGCTCGCTCCCGAACGCGTCATCGCGTCGGCGGTCGTCGACCTTCCCCGGGCGCTGATGCTGGTTGGACGGGAGGTGCGGTCGGGTCACTTCACGCCGCACGCAGAGAGTTTCGGACTCAAGAGCGGCGTGATTCGACTCGCGGTCAATCCGGCACTGGCCGGGTCGTGGCCCGCCGGTCTCAAGGATCGCGTCGCTGCCGCGAGTGATTCAATCATGGCCGGGACACTGCACGTCGCCGGTCAGACAGTACCATGA
- a CDS encoding Nif3-like dinuclear metal center hexameric protein, with the protein MTAATLGDVAAYLDEYLAIDRIPDHETALNGLQLENSGVVTGFVAAVDASQQTINRVVAECAPGTMLVVHHGLFWDGNQPVRGRRYRKLRTLIDHDVAVYAAHIPLDVHSVVGNNAVLARELGITDPTPFDVYRGVPFGAAGTLVMTRDALVERLEQLLHTPVQLVPGGPETTSHVGVITGAAGDRVPAAHHAGLDTYITGEGAHHTVFDALELGVNLIYAGHYATETVGVQALARQLAERYRLPWVFHDHPTGR; encoded by the coding sequence ATGACGGCAGCCACGCTCGGTGATGTAGCGGCCTATCTCGATGAGTACCTCGCGATCGATCGAATTCCGGATCATGAGACGGCGCTGAACGGTCTGCAGCTCGAAAACAGCGGCGTCGTGACCGGCTTTGTCGCCGCAGTTGACGCATCACAACAGACGATCAACCGCGTGGTCGCGGAGTGCGCTCCCGGCACGATGCTGGTGGTGCATCACGGACTCTTCTGGGACGGCAATCAACCGGTGCGGGGCCGCCGGTATCGCAAGCTTCGGACGCTGATCGATCACGATGTCGCTGTATACGCCGCGCACATTCCGCTCGACGTGCATTCCGTGGTCGGCAACAACGCCGTGCTCGCTCGCGAGCTGGGAATCACGGATCCGACGCCATTCGACGTGTACCGTGGCGTACCATTCGGCGCTGCGGGTACGCTTGTCATGACACGTGACGCACTGGTCGAGCGCCTCGAACAGCTGCTGCACACGCCGGTCCAGCTCGTCCCGGGAGGACCGGAGACAACCTCGCACGTAGGCGTGATAACCGGCGCCGCCGGTGATCGCGTGCCGGCGGCGCACCATGCCGGGCTTGACACATACATCACCGGCGAAGGCGCCCATCACACCGTGTTTGACGCACTCGAGCTCGGCGTCAATCTGATCTACGCCGGGCACTATGCCACCGAGACCGTGGGCGTCCAGGCGCTCGCCCGGCAACTGGCGGAGCGCTACCGGTTGCCGTGGGTGTTTCACGACCATCCGACCGGGCGATGA
- a CDS encoding ABC transporter permease — protein MTATRAIDTIGRDVGHALGAFALGVVLLAGFLWAAGFDISGALTALWQGAFGSWYALTSTTLVHATPLLLLGLAFTVGARAGALNIGMEGQFAAGAVAAVAVGVHAGTLPAIVAIPLVLGAGLIAGAAWIAVPVILRARFEITEVISTLLLNFVATAAVSYAVTGPLQEPSRIYPQSAPIARAARLPHFGAGSRLHAGFPIALLIAALLMIVFHRTRWGFRLRAVGSGARAAEIAGGIATTRVVAMALLWSGAIAGLGGAVEVSGVSYALFQNLSPGYGFTAIAVALLGRMRPALVVVAAIMFGALEAGSGAMQRDAAIPAVGIQVVEGVVIVAALIVAWRRPR, from the coding sequence GTGACGGCAACTCGTGCGATCGACACGATCGGTCGCGATGTGGGCCACGCGCTGGGGGCGTTCGCCCTGGGAGTGGTACTCCTCGCCGGATTTCTCTGGGCGGCGGGATTCGACATCAGCGGCGCGCTCACGGCGCTCTGGCAGGGTGCGTTCGGGTCATGGTATGCGCTGACATCGACGACGCTGGTGCATGCGACGCCTCTGCTGCTTCTCGGTCTCGCCTTCACGGTCGGCGCTCGCGCCGGCGCGCTGAACATCGGGATGGAGGGCCAGTTCGCCGCGGGAGCGGTTGCCGCGGTCGCCGTGGGTGTTCATGCCGGCACGCTGCCGGCGATCGTCGCGATTCCACTGGTACTGGGAGCGGGGCTCATTGCCGGTGCAGCGTGGATCGCCGTTCCAGTGATTCTTCGCGCCAGGTTCGAGATCACCGAAGTGATCTCGACGCTGTTGCTCAACTTCGTCGCCACGGCTGCGGTCAGTTACGCGGTCACCGGGCCACTGCAGGAACCATCTCGCATCTATCCGCAAAGTGCACCCATTGCACGCGCGGCGCGCCTTCCACACTTCGGCGCCGGGAGCCGACTCCACGCCGGCTTCCCGATCGCGCTGCTCATCGCCGCGCTGCTGATGATCGTATTCCACCGCACGCGCTGGGGGTTCCGGTTGCGCGCAGTCGGATCGGGCGCGCGGGCCGCCGAGATCGCCGGAGGGATTGCAACTACACGAGTGGTGGCCATGGCGCTCCTCTGGTCCGGAGCGATCGCCGGCCTCGGCGGTGCCGTCGAGGTGAGTGGTGTGTCGTATGCCCTCTTTCAGAATCTTTCGCCGGGCTACGGTTTCACCGCGATTGCCGTTGCCCTCCTCGGCCGGATGCGTCCGGCGCTGGTCGTGGTCGCCGCGATCATGTTCGGTGCACTGGAGGCAGGATCGGGAGCAATGCAGCGGGACGCCGCGATTCCCGCGGTCGGCATCCAGGTCGTGGAAGGTGTGGTCATCGTCGCCGCATTGATCGTGGCCTGGCGGCGGCCGCGATGA
- a CDS encoding ATP-binding cassette domain-containing protein — protein MNLALRHISKRFGGTTALDDVSLAVRGGEIHALLGENGAGKTTLVRIAYGALRADSGTLAIDDGNGPSFTTAGFPSPRDARAAGVGMVHQHFTSIDALSVAENIALTGGWHETQRAAERRAAALIATIGLPLPERVRADTLSVQMRQRLEIVKALAGDARVLLLDEPTAVLAPREVGEFLRFLRQLAARGTAIVLITHKLDEVFEVADRVSVLRRGTMVLSGEIGSQTPRSLATAMIGGDLPPPAATAAIEGPIAVQAAALRLRRPRSATVWGSDAVSFQIREGEVVGVAAIEGNGQRELLRAIAGVDRSTIVTGKLEVRGPIAFIPEDRNIEGLIPDFTLAENYLLGTLDMSPEWIHWSAVRAGANAVVTAFDVRGGGADVQAAALSGGNQQRFMMGRALARRPRVLVAEDPTRGLDLGAAHAIHARLRDAAVHGAAVIVHSSDVDEVLLLAHRILVVARGEVCEFPSGTSRAVIGDAMLALDRVA, from the coding sequence ATGAACCTCGCCCTTCGCCACATCTCCAAACGGTTCGGCGGCACGACGGCACTCGACGATGTCTCGCTGGCGGTGCGCGGCGGCGAGATTCACGCGCTCCTCGGCGAGAATGGTGCGGGGAAGACCACGTTGGTGCGGATCGCCTACGGCGCGCTGCGGGCCGATAGCGGCACGCTGGCGATTGACGATGGGAATGGTCCCTCCTTCACAACGGCAGGATTTCCTTCACCACGTGATGCGCGCGCTGCCGGGGTCGGGATGGTGCATCAGCACTTTACCTCGATCGATGCTCTGAGCGTCGCCGAGAACATTGCACTCACCGGCGGATGGCACGAGACGCAGCGAGCGGCGGAGCGGCGCGCCGCGGCGTTGATCGCGACGATCGGATTGCCGCTTCCCGAGCGGGTCCGAGCCGATACGCTCTCGGTGCAAATGCGGCAGCGTCTGGAGATCGTCAAGGCGCTCGCGGGCGATGCACGTGTCCTGCTGCTCGATGAACCGACCGCGGTCCTCGCCCCGCGCGAGGTCGGGGAGTTTCTCCGATTCCTTCGCCAGCTGGCGGCTCGCGGTACGGCGATCGTGCTGATCACGCACAAGCTTGATGAGGTCTTCGAAGTGGCCGACCGCGTCTCGGTCCTTCGGCGCGGCACGATGGTCTTGAGCGGTGAGATCGGCAGCCAGACGCCGCGATCACTCGCGACCGCCATGATCGGCGGCGACCTGCCGCCCCCGGCAGCGACGGCGGCGATCGAGGGGCCGATCGCAGTGCAAGCGGCAGCCCTACGCCTGCGACGCCCCCGTTCGGCAACGGTGTGGGGGAGCGATGCCGTCTCGTTCCAGATCCGTGAAGGCGAAGTCGTCGGTGTCGCCGCCATCGAGGGGAACGGACAGCGCGAGCTGTTGCGAGCAATTGCCGGCGTCGATCGATCGACGATCGTCACAGGAAAGCTCGAGGTGCGCGGTCCGATCGCGTTCATCCCGGAGGATCGCAACATCGAGGGGCTGATCCCCGATTTTACGCTGGCCGAGAACTACCTCCTTGGTACGCTGGACATGTCACCCGAATGGATCCACTGGAGTGCAGTCCGCGCCGGTGCCAATGCCGTCGTGACGGCGTTCGACGTTCGCGGCGGCGGCGCGGACGTGCAGGCGGCGGCGCTCTCCGGTGGCAACCAGCAGCGCTTCATGATGGGTCGAGCGCTGGCGCGTCGGCCGCGCGTGCTGGTGGCCGAAGATCCCACCCGCGGGCTCGATCTCGGCGCGGCGCACGCAATTCACGCCCGACTCCGCGACGCTGCCGTGCACGGCGCCGCGGTCATCGTGCATTCCTCCGACGTCGATGAGGTGCTGCTCCTGGCGCACCGCATCCTGGTCGTGGCGCGCGGCGAGGTGTGCGAATTCCCGTCGGGGACTTCTCGGGCTGTGATCGGCGACGCGATGCTCGCACTGGATCGCGTGGCGTGA